From the Anopheles stephensi strain Indian chromosome X, UCI_ANSTEP_V1.0, whole genome shotgun sequence genome, the window TACCGTGAACACGAACGGGCAGGAAACGAAAGCGGAAATCGTCATCAACAACGTCAAGTACGAGGCAACCGCACCGAACAAAAATCTCGCGAAGGCAAAAGCTTCCGAGAAGGCGTTGCGGGATCTCATCTTTGCGCAGATGACACGACTCAAGCAGCAGCGAACCGCGGCACagcaaaaacagcagcagcagcagcaacaggtggTGCCGGGAGCTGCTGCCACCACCGTCGACAAGGTGGACGGaccggcagcagcaaagcCCGAAGCCGAACCGATGGAATGCGTCGAATCGGAGGACCTGCCGATGGAACATTTGGCCGCGTTCGCGCTGCACAAACTCTTTACGCAGTGGGAATCGGAAGGATTCGAGGTGCCGTTCATCAAATCGTCCCGGGCGAAAACGGCCGCCTCGGCACCGGCCCCAGCGgagaatggtggtggtggtggtggtggtggcggttcGTCGATCATGCCGAAGGTGACCAAGACTGTGGCGGATCTGCCGCCGAACGCAAGCACACGCCATCCGACCGCACTGTTTGCATACGTAAGTTAGAGCGCTCCCCAAGACGCAAAATTGCTACCAAGACTAATAATGCTACCGGTTTTGTTCTCTCTAGATGCGTCCACAAATTTCGTACGAAGATCTCGGTTCTAACAACGATCAGCTGAACCGAGAATTTGTAGCCGGCTTACGGTCGGACGGTCGCTATTTCGTCGGTAAGGGCCGTTCGAAGAAGCTGGCACGGAAGGCGGCCGCTATCGATGCCTGTAAGGACCTGTTCGGGGTAGTATTTGACGAGAGTGTACTTAGTGGCTAGAGTCCGGGCGCGCGCGTTGCCAGTTGCCACTACACATACTGATGTGTAGATGCCTGATGTTATATATAATTTTTATGTCAAACCCCTTATATACTGAAACCGATAACAGATCATACAGGCAGACACACCGAACAGGCGATTCTGTCCGTATTGCATAGTAGAGGTTCCTCTGCCTCACAGCGTAGCACGTTGCGCGAAAGGCTCAACCACTCGGACAGTGTCGAAGTCAATAGCTGCATTATGTAGTTGCGGCTGATATATTTAAGATTCTATTTAGTGAATTTTTTTAAGCTTAGGCTCAATTCAAACACATGAACACATGTTCATGTAACAACAAAATCTACTTGACCACAGAGGGAAAAGGatcttaattaatttattttactccTAGATTAAATTGTATCAAACTGCGATTttataaaggaaaaaaaaatacagaggACACTTCTCCTATGTAATACGGGCATTTTTAGAAGGACCCCTAAAGAATCGTTTTCCTTCGTCTTGATAGCGTAGCTGGATAACCAGCAGAatagagcaaacaaacaaccaaccagAGTCCCTGGAGTCATTGGATTTGAAACATCCGAGATCCTATTAGCCGTTTGATAGAGAATTGCTAGCGCAAAGACGGAGAAGTCGCGGACCGTGGACCGTCACACTAAGCCCGTGGCTTCCGGTCGACCTGAGGATGCGTTGCGTTCCCACAAACAGATTGTAAAATAcgtttgtgtttcgttttgtaaAATCCGTTTCTGTTtcgttaaatatttttgtacgTCTAGGGAAAAACCTTGCCACTCAACTACCGGCTGCTTGCTGAGATGATTCTTACGGTTTACAAGCGCCATAAGTCACATTATGTTAGGGCTAGAACACGTGTTGAGGCTCGTCTGTTTTTGATACGGTTTTACGGCgcgaagaagtaaaaaaaaactcaaactcCCTCCGCATATTTCATCCCAAGTGACGAACGCAAACAATTCCAAATGATGAGCACATTAACTGTAAGATAGATAATTATATGGAACGCTGCTATATCTATACTAATTCCGCGATGGTTGATGGCTATGCAATCCGAATTTATGTACCTTGATTGTAGTTGGGACAATCGACAACTCTACCTGGGGTGGCCCGGTGGTAAAGGCGACAAGGGCATCGGTCTTCCTACGGCAGAAcagaggttcaaatccctgcTGGACCGTTCCGCCGTAGTTGAGGACTGACTCTTCTGACTACGTGGCATCATAAAGTCTAGTCTAgaccagaaatggtaggcataacccaagaggtcgttagaccaagaggagagagagagagattgtaGTTGTGCTTCTTCGATCCAAACAATGGAAGTTCGGATTTCGTTTCGCGACCACACGCAGATCATGTGTCGGCAGAGTGCCTGGTAGGAGGAACACTGGCACCAACGATTGTTCGGTAGTAATTGATTAAGAATTGAATGCAGGGGTATCTGAAAGGTTAAAATAAATGTCGAACACAAAAAGTATAAGATGGGGGGGTTATACGCCCCGTTCTCGAATTTTCGACCTCACTAGGAGGTGGAGAGGCTGTAAAACCCGGCTGCAAGGAGCAGCTGTAAATGATGTAATCTTGCAATCGAgttgcagcaacaacaacaaaaatggcgCAACAGTATAACAAAAGATTCAATACGACCGACCTCCCTTCCCAGATCGCATAGTGGTTTCTGTGATTGACATTTAGGGCCCCCCGAGGGCAAGCAATTAAGCGCTGCAAATGTAAAAAGTGTGCATATCAAAGAGAGCAATTCGCAGGGGTTAGGCAGATACCGCATTGGTtgcgtgttttttgtgtgctatACAACGCTGTCCGGGAAATATTTATAGGTCGCCTATAAACTACACAATATTGGTAAAGCCTCCTTTGGCACAGAGGGAAGTGCACAGGAGGGAAGGGAGGCGAACGCGCGGCGGTTACCGATGATAACCGCAAGAGTGTGTAAAGATATTTGGACGCTTCATCAAACCCCCTAGACTGTCCCCCGTCATCGAGATGTAATCGTCCTTCGCGCAAAAGCGTGGACctaacctcaaaaaaaaaaaaaaaactcaactcCGAACCAAAAAACAATGCAGCGCGCAGTGAAGGAAAGTACTGGAGTGTACCTGTATGCTTTGAATTACCCATTTGATAAGACTCAATTATTGGCTTCGAGTATTGATACGATGGAAATTATCTTCGATAAGGGATGCCCACTACCCtcgttttgctgttgttgctgttcgcgCGCTCGCGCGGGTCGGCCATTCAAGCTGGCCCATCGGTATCGGTGGTgacgaagacgacgacaaCAGCAAGCGGGCCGGAAACCATCGCGGCACAACCGAACGGCTCGCGGTTGATAATCTTTTTTCGCACCGACCGTCAGTAAAACGGACGCGACCGGTGTGGCAGGGTTTCAGTGCCCGGTTGGATGCCTTTCCTCGATCAACTTGTACCCTTGGTGCGGTGTAGTACTGTGATTTGAAGTCAACCatcggttgttgttgctggttctCTA encodes:
- the LOC118503125 gene encoding uncharacterized protein LOC118503125 isoform X2, whose product is MFGDKIKLKIESEYKRHLVPGDNTMQSVQSGNESGTAEGPMSQQQPAASMDINTSVGQEQQQQQQQNDSLSGGEGSDTTQEGGSSVPGGVKEPRHFIKKPLNALERKRSEKERKARQLRRLRKWLMPKNAIVALHELQGPGMAEFTVNTNGQETKAEIVINNVKYEATAPNKNLAKAKASEKALRDLIFAQMTRLKQQRTAAQQKQQQQQQQVVPGAAATTVDKVDGPAAAKPEAEPMECVESEDLPMEHLAAFALHKLFTQWESEGFEVPFIKSSRAKTAASAPAPAENGGGGGGGGGSSIMPKVTKTVADLPPNASTRHPTALFAYMRPQISYEDLGSNNDQLNREFVAGLRSDGRYFVGKGRSKKLARKAAAIDACKDLFGVVFDESVLSG
- the LOC118503125 gene encoding uncharacterized protein LOC118503125 isoform X3, whose protein sequence is MSQQQPAASMDINTSVGQEQQQQQQQNDSLSGGEGSDTTQEGGSSVPGGVKEPRHFIKKPLNALERKRSEKERKARQLRRLRKWLMPKNAIVALHELQGPGMAEFTVNTNGQETKAEIVINNVKYEATAPNKNLAKAKASEKALRDLIFAQMTRLKQQRTAAQQKQQQQQQQVVPGAAATTVDKVDGPAAAKPEAEPMECVESEDLPMEHLAAFALHKLFTQWESEGFEVPFIKSSRAKTAASAPAPAENGGGGGGGGGSSIMPKVTKTVADLPPNASTRHPTALFAYMRPQISYEDLGSNNDQLNREFVAGLRSDGRYFVGKGRSKKLARKAAAIDACKDLFGVVFDESVLSG
- the LOC118503125 gene encoding uncharacterized protein LOC118503125 isoform X1; amino-acid sequence: MFGDKIKLKIESEYKRHLVPGDNTMQSVQQSGNESGTAEGPMSQQQPAASMDINTSVGQEQQQQQQQNDSLSGGEGSDTTQEGGSSVPGGVKEPRHFIKKPLNALERKRSEKERKARQLRRLRKWLMPKNAIVALHELQGPGMAEFTVNTNGQETKAEIVINNVKYEATAPNKNLAKAKASEKALRDLIFAQMTRLKQQRTAAQQKQQQQQQQVVPGAAATTVDKVDGPAAAKPEAEPMECVESEDLPMEHLAAFALHKLFTQWESEGFEVPFIKSSRAKTAASAPAPAENGGGGGGGGGSSIMPKVTKTVADLPPNASTRHPTALFAYMRPQISYEDLGSNNDQLNREFVAGLRSDGRYFVGKGRSKKLARKAAAIDACKDLFGVVFDESVLSG